The following are encoded in a window of Echeneis naucrates chromosome 19, fEcheNa1.1, whole genome shotgun sequence genomic DNA:
- the ppp1cab gene encoding protein phosphatase 1, catalytic subunit, alpha isozyme b isoform X2, with amino-acid sequence MAEADKLNIDSIIQRLLEGDVHGQYYDLLRLFEYGGFPPESNYLFLGDYVDRGKQSLETICLLLAYKIKYPENFFLLRGNHECASINRIYGFYDECKRRYNIKLWKTFTDCFNCLPVAAIVDEKIFCCHGGLSPDLQSMEQVRRVMRPTDVPDQGLLCDLLWADPDKDVLGWGENDRGVSFTFGADVVTKFLHKHDMDLICRAHQVVEDGYEFFAKRQLVTLFSAPNYCGEFDNAGAMMSVDETLMCSFQILKPADKKLFYGGGGGMGSGRPVTPPRKAKK; translated from the exons ATGGCAGAAGCCGACAAGTTGAACATCGACTCCATCATACAGCGTCTGCTGGAAG GTGATGTCCACGGGCAGTACTATGATCTGCTGAGGCTGTTTGAATATGGAGGCTTTCCACCAGAGAGCAACTACTTGTTCCTGGGGGACTATGTAGACAGAGGCAAACAGTCACTGGAGACCATCTGCCTGTTGCTGGCTTACAAGATCAAATACCCAGAAAACTTCTTTCTGCTAAGAGGGAACCATGAGTGTGCCTCCATTAACAGAATATATGGCTTCTATGATGAGT GTAAGAGACGATACAACATAAAGCTGTGGAAGACTTTCACTGACTGCTTCAACTGTTTGCCTGTCGCAGCCATTGTTGATGAGAAGATCTTCTGTTGCCATGGAG GACTATCCCCAGACCTCCAGTCTATGGAGCAGGTGCGAAGGGTCATGAGGCCCACTGATGTGCCTGACCAGGGCCTCCTCTGTGACCTGCTGTGGGCTGACCCAGACAAGGATGTGTTGGGCTGGGGTGAGAATGATCGTGGTGTCTCCTTCACTTTTGGTGCTGATGTGGTCACAAAGTTCCTCCACAAACACGATATGGACCTCATTTGTCGGGCCCATCAG GTGGTTGAGGACGGATATGAGTTCTTTGCAAAGAGGCAGCTGGTGACGCTGTTCTCAGCCCCAAACTACTGTGGTGAGTTCGACAATGCTGGCGCCATGATGAGTGTAGATGAGACCCTCATGTGCTCATTCCAG ATTCTCAAACCTGCGGACAAGAAGCTGTTCTatggtggtggagggggaaTGGGCTCTGGTCGCCCAGTAACTCCCCCAAGAAAAGCTAAGAAATGA
- the ppp1cab gene encoding protein phosphatase 1, catalytic subunit, alpha isozyme b isoform X1 produces MAEADKLNIDSIIQRLLEVKGSRPGKNVQLTENEIRGLCLKSREIFLSQPILLELEAPLKICGDVHGQYYDLLRLFEYGGFPPESNYLFLGDYVDRGKQSLETICLLLAYKIKYPENFFLLRGNHECASINRIYGFYDECKRRYNIKLWKTFTDCFNCLPVAAIVDEKIFCCHGGLSPDLQSMEQVRRVMRPTDVPDQGLLCDLLWADPDKDVLGWGENDRGVSFTFGADVVTKFLHKHDMDLICRAHQVVEDGYEFFAKRQLVTLFSAPNYCGEFDNAGAMMSVDETLMCSFQILKPADKKLFYGGGGGMGSGRPVTPPRKAKK; encoded by the exons ATGGCAGAAGCCGACAAGTTGAACATCGACTCCATCATACAGCGTCTGCTGGAAG TGAAAGGTTCTAGACCTGGCAAAAATGTTCAATTGACAGAGAATGAAATCCGAGGTCTCTGCCTCAAATCCCGAGAGATCTTCCTCAGCCAGCCAATCCTGCTTGAACTTGAGGCGCCCCTCAAGATTTGTG GTGATGTCCACGGGCAGTACTATGATCTGCTGAGGCTGTTTGAATATGGAGGCTTTCCACCAGAGAGCAACTACTTGTTCCTGGGGGACTATGTAGACAGAGGCAAACAGTCACTGGAGACCATCTGCCTGTTGCTGGCTTACAAGATCAAATACCCAGAAAACTTCTTTCTGCTAAGAGGGAACCATGAGTGTGCCTCCATTAACAGAATATATGGCTTCTATGATGAGT GTAAGAGACGATACAACATAAAGCTGTGGAAGACTTTCACTGACTGCTTCAACTGTTTGCCTGTCGCAGCCATTGTTGATGAGAAGATCTTCTGTTGCCATGGAG GACTATCCCCAGACCTCCAGTCTATGGAGCAGGTGCGAAGGGTCATGAGGCCCACTGATGTGCCTGACCAGGGCCTCCTCTGTGACCTGCTGTGGGCTGACCCAGACAAGGATGTGTTGGGCTGGGGTGAGAATGATCGTGGTGTCTCCTTCACTTTTGGTGCTGATGTGGTCACAAAGTTCCTCCACAAACACGATATGGACCTCATTTGTCGGGCCCATCAG GTGGTTGAGGACGGATATGAGTTCTTTGCAAAGAGGCAGCTGGTGACGCTGTTCTCAGCCCCAAACTACTGTGGTGAGTTCGACAATGCTGGCGCCATGATGAGTGTAGATGAGACCCTCATGTGCTCATTCCAG ATTCTCAAACCTGCGGACAAGAAGCTGTTCTatggtggtggagggggaaTGGGCTCTGGTCGCCCAGTAACTCCCCCAAGAAAAGCTAAGAAATGA